One region of Mycolicibacterium insubricum genomic DNA includes:
- a CDS encoding flavin-containing monooxygenase has translation MQNSPEAVIIGAGFGGIGAAIALKRIGINDLVILEREDDLGGTWHVNHYPGLAVDIPSTTYSYSFEPNPDWSRLFAPGAELKRYAEHVADTYDIRGYMRFGVSVESAQWDEELQRWRVSTADGQTLTPRYLIAATGFLSQPHTPDIPGITEFAGTIVHTTAWDDDLDFTGRKVAIIGTGATAVQLIPELAKSVAELTVFQRTPIWVVPKIDFAIPAPVRRLFGRIPLAQRAVRGVTDAIYEVIMIAGVLHFRQLNPLNRGVATLANLFRSTSVRDRRTRAALAPDYDFGCKRPTYSNEYYRTFNKPNVSLQAAGIEQITADGIDTVDGAHVEIDTLVLATGFDLWDANFPAIEIIGREGRNLGKWWRDNRFQAYQGISVPMFPNLFNLAGPYSYSGLSYFTTIECEMIHMQRVLGEAQRRGATTVEVSERANDEFLDTMTRKLQDTVFNAGDCSTSRSYYFNHAGEATLLRPTSTANAFHDAKTFPLTDYQYTG, from the coding sequence ATGCAGAACTCACCCGAGGCCGTCATCATCGGAGCGGGATTCGGTGGCATCGGCGCCGCCATCGCGCTCAAGCGGATCGGCATCAACGACCTGGTCATCCTGGAGCGCGAGGACGACCTGGGCGGCACCTGGCACGTCAACCACTACCCCGGTCTGGCCGTCGACATCCCCAGCACCACCTACAGCTACTCCTTCGAACCCAATCCGGACTGGTCGCGGCTGTTCGCCCCGGGCGCCGAGCTCAAGCGCTACGCCGAACACGTCGCCGACACCTACGACATCCGCGGATACATGCGGTTCGGGGTCAGCGTGGAGAGCGCCCAGTGGGACGAGGAGCTGCAGCGCTGGCGGGTCAGCACCGCCGACGGGCAGACGCTCACCCCGCGCTACCTGATCGCCGCGACCGGCTTCCTGTCCCAGCCGCACACCCCCGACATCCCCGGCATCACCGAGTTCGCCGGCACCATCGTGCACACCACCGCGTGGGACGACGACCTCGATTTCACCGGCCGCAAGGTGGCGATCATCGGCACCGGAGCCACCGCGGTGCAGCTCATCCCCGAACTCGCGAAATCCGTCGCCGAGCTGACCGTGTTCCAGCGCACCCCCATCTGGGTGGTACCGAAGATCGACTTCGCCATCCCCGCACCGGTGCGCCGGCTGTTCGGCCGGATCCCGCTGGCCCAGCGGGCAGTCCGCGGCGTCACCGACGCCATCTACGAGGTCATCATGATCGCCGGGGTGCTGCACTTCCGTCAGCTAAACCCGCTCAACCGCGGGGTGGCCACCCTGGCGAACCTGTTCCGCAGCACCAGCGTCCGCGATCGGCGCACCCGCGCCGCGCTGGCGCCGGACTACGACTTCGGTTGTAAGCGCCCGACCTACTCCAACGAGTACTACCGCACCTTCAACAAGCCGAATGTGTCGCTGCAGGCCGCCGGCATCGAACAGATCACCGCCGACGGCATCGACACCGTCGACGGTGCGCACGTCGAGATCGACACCCTGGTGCTGGCCACCGGATTCGATCTGTGGGATGCCAACTTCCCGGCCATCGAGATCATCGGGCGCGAGGGACGCAACCTCGGAAAGTGGTGGCGCGACAACCGGTTCCAGGCCTACCAGGGGATCTCGGTGCCGATGTTCCCGAACCTGTTCAACCTGGCCGGCCCGTACTCCTACAGTGGCCTGTCCTACTTCACCACCATCGAGTGCGAAATGATCCACATGCAGCGGGTGCTCGGCGAAGCCCAGCGCCGCGGTGCGACGACGGTCGAAGTGTCCGAACGGGCCAACGACGAATTCCTCGATACGATGACCCGGAAATTACAGGACACGGTGTTCAACGCCGGCGATTGCTCCACCTCGCGGTCCTACTATTTCAACCACGCGGGCGAGGCGACCCTGTTGCGCCCGACATCGACGGCCAACGCTTTCCACGACGCGAAGACGTTCCCGCTGACCGATTACCAGTACACCGGATAG
- a CDS encoding M28 family peptidase, giving the protein MKPRRGAAALCCAVLLGGLAGCSGDAQPPVAEAPAPPTPAGLAAKVTIDGMKRHLQALADIATANKGNRADGTPGFTASVDYVVKTLRDRGFTVDTPEVSRLNILDPGQPAVTVAGRVFQVDQASQLLPTPAGDVNAAVVQPVKPAGCAAADYRPGPKGRVAVTDDTGCAVGVKARAAADSGAAALLVVSDGGRNGSPAGLFSRGYYNDLPIPVGVIGSDGGAAMRRSTGPVRVRLDSKAVKITSRNILAQTTTGSPDNIVMAGAHLDSVSAGPGINDNGSGVAAVLETALALGPDPSVHNAVRFAFWGGEEQGLNGSLDYLFALDRDQLNAIALYLNFDMLASPNAGFFTLDGDLSGPAAANPDPDEVPIGSAGVERTLAGYLNLAGKRPADLGLTQRSDFRGFMTAGVPVGGITTGAADIKTNTQARLWGGKAGVAFDPNYHTARDTLAAINADALAVAGPGVAFAVATYADSIDGVNGVPGRDKRHRAVFGVS; this is encoded by the coding sequence GTGAAACCCCGTCGCGGCGCCGCCGCACTGTGCTGTGCGGTCCTGCTCGGCGGACTCGCCGGCTGCTCCGGCGACGCGCAACCCCCGGTCGCGGAGGCACCGGCGCCGCCGACCCCGGCCGGCCTGGCCGCCAAGGTCACCATCGACGGGATGAAGAGGCACCTGCAGGCGCTGGCCGACATCGCCACCGCCAACAAGGGCAACCGCGCCGACGGCACGCCCGGCTTCACCGCCAGCGTGGACTATGTGGTGAAAACCCTGCGGGACCGCGGATTCACCGTCGACACACCGGAAGTCAGCCGGTTGAACATCCTCGACCCCGGCCAGCCCGCGGTGACGGTGGCCGGCCGGGTCTTCCAGGTCGACCAGGCTTCGCAACTGCTGCCCACCCCCGCCGGGGACGTCAACGCCGCCGTCGTGCAACCGGTCAAACCCGCCGGCTGCGCGGCCGCCGACTACCGCCCCGGACCGAAGGGCCGCGTTGCGGTCACCGACGACACCGGTTGCGCGGTCGGCGTCAAGGCCCGGGCCGCCGCCGACAGCGGGGCCGCCGCGCTGCTGGTGGTCAGCGACGGCGGACGCAACGGCAGCCCCGCCGGACTGTTCAGCCGTGGCTACTACAACGATCTGCCGATCCCGGTGGGGGTGATCGGCAGCGACGGCGGCGCCGCGATGCGCCGCAGCACCGGTCCGGTCCGGGTCCGTCTGGACTCCAAGGCCGTCAAGATCACATCCCGAAACATCCTGGCGCAGACCACAACCGGCTCACCAGACAACATCGTCATGGCGGGCGCCCACCTGGACAGCGTGTCGGCGGGCCCGGGGATCAACGACAACGGATCCGGCGTGGCCGCGGTGCTGGAGACCGCGCTGGCGCTGGGCCCGGATCCGTCGGTGCACAACGCCGTCCGGTTTGCCTTCTGGGGTGGGGAGGAGCAGGGTCTCAACGGATCACTGGATTACCTGTTCGCCCTCGACCGCGATCAGCTCAACGCCATTGCGCTGTACCTGAATTTCGACATGCTGGCCTCGCCGAACGCCGGGTTCTTCACCCTCGACGGCGACCTGTCCGGACCCGCGGCCGCCAATCCCGATCCCGACGAGGTGCCGATCGGGTCGGCGGGGGTGGAACGCACCTTGGCCGGCTATCTCAACCTGGCCGGAAAGCGGCCCGCCGACCTGGGTTTGACGCAACGGTCGGACTTCCGCGGGTTCATGACGGCCGGGGTGCCGGTGGGCGGCATCACCACCGGCGCCGCCGACATCAAGACCAACACCCAGGCCCGGTTGTGGGGCGGTAAGGCCGGCGTCGCCTTCGACCCGAACTACCACACCGCCCGCGACACCCTGGCCGCGATCAATGCCGACGCGCTGGCCGTCGCCGGCCCGGGCGTCGCGTTCGCCGTCGCCACCTACGCCGACTCCATCGACGGCGTCAACGGGGTCCCGGGCCGCGACAAACGGCACCGCGCGGTATTCGGCGTGAGCTGA
- the thiD gene encoding bifunctional hydroxymethylpyrimidine kinase/phosphomethylpyrimidine kinase, producing the protein MNLLPLTPPGSTPVRVMTIAGSDSGGGAGIQADLRTFAMLGVHGCVAVVAVTVQNSVGVKAFHEIPLDIIAGQIEAVTSDIGIAAAKTGMLASAEIIETVAATWRAEGLEDTPLVVDPVCASMHGDPLLHHSALDSLRNTLFPLATLITPNLDEVRLLVDIDVIDEDSQHRAAQALHALGPKWVLVKGGHLRGATESPDLLYNGREFHQYSTPRIDTGHDHGAGDTLAAATTCALAHGYSVPDAIGFAKGWVTECLRAAYPLGHGHGPVNALFRLQAP; encoded by the coding sequence GTGAACCTGTTGCCGCTGACCCCGCCCGGATCGACCCCGGTGCGGGTGATGACCATCGCCGGCTCGGATTCCGGTGGCGGCGCCGGCATTCAGGCCGACTTGCGCACCTTCGCCATGCTCGGGGTGCACGGCTGCGTCGCCGTCGTCGCCGTCACGGTGCAGAACTCGGTGGGGGTCAAGGCTTTTCACGAGATACCGCTGGACATCATCGCCGGCCAGATCGAGGCGGTGACCTCCGACATCGGCATCGCGGCGGCCAAGACCGGGATGCTGGCCTCGGCGGAGATCATCGAGACGGTGGCCGCGACCTGGCGCGCCGAGGGCCTGGAAGACACGCCGCTGGTGGTCGACCCGGTGTGCGCCTCCATGCACGGCGATCCGCTGCTGCACCACAGCGCGCTGGATTCCCTGCGCAACACGCTGTTTCCGCTGGCCACCCTGATCACCCCGAACCTCGACGAGGTCCGCCTGCTGGTGGACATCGACGTCATCGACGAGGACTCGCAACACCGCGCCGCCCAGGCGCTGCACGCCCTGGGACCGAAGTGGGTGCTGGTCAAGGGCGGGCACCTGCGCGGGGCCACCGAGAGCCCGGACCTGCTCTACAACGGCCGGGAGTTCCACCAGTACTCCACGCCCCGGATCGATACCGGTCACGACCACGGCGCCGGGGACACCCTAGCCGCGGCCACCACCTGCGCTCTGGCGCACGGTTATTCGGTTCCCGACGCCATCGGGTTCGCCAAGGGCTGGGTGACCGAATGCCTGCGCGCGGCCTACCCGCTGGGCCACGGCCACGGCCCGGTCAACGCCTTGTTCCGGCTGCAGGCACCGTGA
- a CDS encoding TetR/AcrR family transcriptional regulator, with protein sequence MARRGYDGVTAAQRSADRRARLLQATLELVGDRGYRALTVAALRRSTGLNDRYFYEHFRTCDDIFDALIDELAGQTMAAMTAAVAAADGEDLRSVVRATLAACIETLTADQRKARVVFIEAPAHDEGGRRRHIRDMFIALMRAHAENIGAPELGERMQFLGVHFFGALMETTTSWIAGQLRMTRDELVELNTDLLLAAFDHARTTWPVRAD encoded by the coding sequence GTGGCCAGGCGCGGGTACGACGGCGTGACGGCGGCGCAGCGAAGCGCCGACCGTCGCGCCCGGCTGCTGCAAGCCACTCTGGAGTTGGTCGGCGATCGCGGTTACCGCGCCCTGACGGTGGCCGCATTGCGCCGATCGACCGGGCTCAACGATCGCTACTTCTACGAGCACTTTCGGACCTGCGACGACATATTCGACGCGCTGATCGACGAACTCGCCGGCCAGACCATGGCGGCCATGACCGCCGCGGTGGCCGCCGCGGACGGCGAGGACCTGCGCTCTGTCGTCCGCGCGACACTGGCCGCCTGCATCGAGACGCTGACCGCCGACCAGCGAAAGGCCCGGGTGGTGTTCATCGAGGCGCCCGCGCACGACGAGGGGGGCCGCCGTCGTCATATCCGGGACATGTTCATCGCGTTGATGCGGGCACACGCCGAGAACATCGGAGCGCCCGAGCTGGGCGAGCGCATGCAGTTCCTCGGCGTCCACTTCTTCGGTGCGCTGATGGAGACCACCACCTCGTGGATCGCCGGCCAGCTGCGGATGACCCGAGACGAACTCGTCGAACTGAACACCGACCTGCTGCTCGCCGCCTTCGACCACGCGCGGACGACCTGGCCGGTCAGGGCCGACTGA
- a CDS encoding alpha/beta hydrolase family protein — MLTHGAGGNRDGALLVALCDEWAARGWLAIRYNLPYRRRRPKGPPSGSATADAAGVAEAVAAAHTLTDGPVIAGGHSYGGRMTSLVAADGADLDVLALTSYPLHPPGKPQRLRTEHLPAIAVPTVFTQGSSDPFGSIEELRAAAALVDAPTRIVEIAGARHDLVPKRPRSGPRDAPLPDVPVLAVDAALGLLSRP, encoded by the coding sequence ATGCTGACACACGGCGCCGGCGGCAACCGGGACGGTGCGCTGCTGGTCGCCCTGTGTGACGAGTGGGCGGCCCGCGGCTGGCTGGCCATCCGCTACAACCTGCCGTATCGGCGTCGCCGCCCGAAGGGCCCGCCGTCGGGGTCGGCGACCGCCGATGCGGCCGGGGTGGCCGAGGCCGTCGCCGCCGCCCACACCCTGACCGACGGTCCGGTGATCGCCGGTGGGCACTCCTACGGCGGCCGGATGACCTCGCTGGTCGCCGCCGACGGTGCCGACCTCGACGTGCTGGCGCTGACGTCCTATCCCCTGCACCCGCCGGGCAAGCCGCAGCGGCTGCGCACCGAGCACCTGCCCGCCATCGCGGTGCCGACGGTGTTCACCCAGGGATCGTCGGACCCGTTCGGCAGCATCGAGGAACTGCGCGCCGCGGCCGCCCTGGTGGATGCACCGACGCGGATCGTCGAAATCGCCGGGGCGCGCCACGACCTGGTGCCCAAGCGCCCCCGTTCCGGCCCGCGCGACGCCCCCCTGCCGGACGTGCCGGTGCTGGCCGTCGACGCCGCTCTGGGGCTGCTCAGTCGGCCCTGA
- a CDS encoding oxygenase MpaB family protein: MNTPLTDTQTRISIRRRTARWANHPAVLGDGLDFWSSGAAAANVVMQLARPGVGYGVLESPVESGQLMRHPWKRARTTATYIAVALLGSDADRAAYRAAVNVAHRDVRSGPDSPVSYNAFDRDLQLWVAACIFVGLEDCYQLLRGELAPEQVEGFYRSAFPLGTTLQVRQDQWPATRAEFDDYWNAACARVRIDPPVRDYLLDMIGLKMITPLLRPGWSTLLRFLTTGFLAPVFREQLGLRWSPGRQWCFEHLFLTVAFANRFIPQFIRQAGSYLYLFEVRRRAKRGIPLL; the protein is encoded by the coding sequence ATGAACACCCCGCTCACCGATACGCAGACGCGGATCAGCATCCGGCGGCGCACCGCGCGGTGGGCCAACCACCCGGCCGTCCTCGGCGACGGGCTGGACTTCTGGTCATCGGGCGCGGCGGCGGCGAACGTCGTCATGCAGTTGGCCCGTCCCGGCGTCGGCTACGGGGTACTGGAGAGCCCGGTCGAGTCCGGCCAGTTGATGCGCCACCCATGGAAGCGGGCCCGCACCACCGCCACCTATATCGCCGTCGCACTGCTGGGATCCGATGCGGACCGCGCGGCCTACCGGGCCGCGGTCAACGTCGCCCACCGCGACGTGCGCTCCGGGCCGGACAGTCCGGTTTCCTACAACGCGTTCGACCGTGACCTCCAATTATGGGTGGCGGCCTGCATTTTCGTCGGCCTGGAGGACTGCTACCAGCTGCTGCGCGGCGAGCTGGCACCGGAGCAGGTCGAGGGTTTCTACCGTTCGGCGTTCCCGCTCGGCACCACCCTGCAGGTCAGGCAGGACCAGTGGCCGGCCACCCGGGCGGAGTTCGACGACTACTGGAACGCCGCCTGCGCGCGGGTCCGCATCGACCCGCCGGTGCGCGATTACCTGCTGGACATGATCGGGCTGAAGATGATCACCCCGCTGCTGCGGCCCGGTTGGTCCACCCTGCTGCGGTTTTTGACCACCGGGTTTCTGGCCCCGGTGTTCCGCGAGCAGCTGGGCCTGCGCTGGTCACCGGGACGTCAATGGTGTTTCGAGCACCTGTTCCTGACCGTGGCGTTCGCCAATCGCTTTATCCCTCAGTTCATCCGGCAGGCCGGGAGCTACCTGTACCTGTTCGAGGTGCGCCGACGGGCCAAGCGCGGGATCCCGTTGCTCTGA
- a CDS encoding oxygenase MpaB family protein → MELIDVAKRALPDTAAGHPYNYYWRADTPLRPPPPRLVEASIWDYNRDRLYRPRLAHLENPHELPIVRLLADHEWQGDELMDAWVAEARTIGNGPARLMFTQALDHGIDTVENPPAALTRLFAEGLDARPAWFDPKAFERGRQLWCDCSYLSRSGMAVLDLMGTFVGAEVSTAVGETGRLVRDPYRRNLETFEFFLEVSKPGGMRRFGKGFTTTTRVRLMHAQVRARLSRSWSRDRYAEHGNPISTALTATAGITIGLLPMLLDDHYGRRKTERQMTDVLHYWTYINYVLGVAPELLTLDLTEALAMSDYSTGHAGGPTAWTEQMARAAADNIAGARGKRGTLVRAVTVPTLGAVATFSGDVLVRELTRNTSYADVRLQPWKSLFEVALRANVRTRAATDRLPGKSVRRRAVCRLGDTTSLAAVQLGRHLAKENRVPMTNYSGHDSEEPQRCPMA, encoded by the coding sequence ATGGAGTTGATCGACGTGGCCAAACGCGCGCTCCCCGATACCGCCGCCGGACACCCCTACAACTACTACTGGCGCGCGGACACGCCGCTGCGGCCGCCGCCACCGCGTCTCGTCGAGGCGTCGATCTGGGACTACAACCGGGACCGGCTCTACCGTCCGCGGCTGGCACATCTGGAGAATCCACACGAGCTGCCGATCGTTCGGCTGCTCGCCGATCACGAGTGGCAGGGCGACGAACTCATGGACGCCTGGGTGGCCGAGGCCCGAACCATCGGCAACGGCCCGGCCCGGTTGATGTTCACCCAGGCGCTCGACCACGGCATCGATACCGTCGAGAATCCGCCCGCGGCGCTGACCCGGCTGTTCGCCGAGGGACTGGACGCCCGGCCCGCCTGGTTCGACCCGAAGGCCTTCGAGCGGGGACGCCAACTGTGGTGCGACTGCAGCTACCTGAGCAGGTCCGGGATGGCGGTGCTGGACCTGATGGGAACGTTCGTGGGCGCCGAGGTCTCCACCGCGGTGGGCGAAACGGGTCGCCTGGTCCGCGACCCGTACCGCCGGAACCTGGAGACCTTCGAGTTCTTCCTGGAAGTGTCCAAGCCGGGCGGAATGCGGCGGTTCGGCAAAGGTTTCACCACCACCACCAGGGTGCGGCTGATGCACGCCCAGGTCCGTGCCCGGCTGAGCCGGTCGTGGAGCCGGGACCGCTACGCCGAGCACGGCAACCCCATCTCGACCGCGCTGACCGCGACCGCGGGCATCACCATCGGGTTGCTGCCGATGCTCCTCGACGACCACTACGGCCGCCGCAAGACGGAGCGGCAGATGACCGATGTCCTGCACTACTGGACCTACATCAACTACGTGCTCGGGGTGGCCCCGGAGTTGTTGACGCTGGATCTGACCGAAGCACTGGCGATGTCGGACTACTCAACCGGACACGCGGGCGGCCCCACAGCATGGACCGAGCAGATGGCGCGGGCCGCGGCGGACAACATCGCCGGCGCCCGCGGAAAGCGCGGGACGCTGGTCCGCGCCGTCACCGTGCCGACGCTCGGCGCGGTGGCCACGTTCAGCGGCGATGTCCTGGTGCGGGAGCTGACCCGCAACACCAGCTATGCGGACGTCCGACTACAGCCATGGAAGTCGCTCTTCGAGGTCGCGCTGCGCGCCAACGTGCGGACCCGGGCCGCGACCGACCGGTTGCCCGGCAAGTCGGTGCGCAGGCGAGCCGTCTGCAGGCTCGGCGACACCACATCACTGGCGGCGGTGCAGTTGGGCCGGCACTTGGCGAAGGAGAACAGGGTGCCGATGACCAACTACAGCGGACATGATTCCGAGGAACCGCAGCGCTGCCCGATGGCCTGA
- a CDS encoding M28 family metallopeptidase yields MGWGLRGRRAGKAGIAVFASVLVGLTAGCGHEAPACPKDPGIEAAEKFGRELQKKIDVDAMFAHLQKLQDIADANHGTRAIGTPGYEASVDYVATTLRDKGFTVDTPEFEVRLSHSEPGTVHAGDADFTARALKYSTGAPAGGLTVPLVAARTGDAARVCADSDLDGLPVTGAALLVERGQCPFAEKAATAVKHGAVAVIVADNVDEPEMTGTLGESTTITVPVVSVSKADGAALRAHPGQVTVKVDARVDTLKVRNVIAQTSTGSTTDVVMAGAHLDSVPEGPGINDNGSGVAAVLETALQLGPAPQVTNAVRFAFWGAEEVGLVGSQRYVQSLDENQLRDIALYLNFDMLASPNPGYFTYDGDQSTAVARGGAVPRVPEGSAGIERLLVGYLDGAGKRAEDTSFDGRSDYDGFTLAGIPAGGLFAGAEEKMTAEQAKAWGGQADQPFDPNYHQKTDTLEHIDRTALGIQGPGVGFAIGRYAQSLGGRDGVPVRDDRTRHVVQPG; encoded by the coding sequence ATGGGATGGGGATTGCGCGGCCGCCGGGCCGGGAAAGCCGGCATTGCGGTTTTCGCGAGCGTGCTGGTCGGATTGACTGCCGGGTGTGGCCACGAAGCACCGGCCTGCCCGAAGGATCCGGGGATCGAAGCCGCGGAGAAGTTCGGCCGGGAACTGCAGAAAAAGATCGACGTCGACGCCATGTTCGCTCACCTGCAGAAACTGCAGGACATCGCCGACGCCAATCACGGCACCCGCGCCATCGGCACCCCCGGCTACGAGGCCAGCGTCGACTATGTCGCAACCACCCTGCGCGACAAGGGCTTCACCGTCGACACCCCGGAATTCGAGGTCCGCCTCAGCCACTCCGAGCCCGGGACCGTGCACGCCGGGGACGCCGACTTCACCGCGCGGGCCCTCAAGTACAGCACCGGGGCCCCGGCCGGCGGGCTGACCGTCCCGCTGGTCGCCGCCCGCACCGGCGACGCGGCCCGGGTCTGCGCCGACTCCGACCTCGACGGCCTGCCGGTCACCGGCGCGGCGCTGCTGGTCGAACGCGGCCAGTGCCCGTTCGCCGAGAAGGCCGCCACCGCCGTCAAGCACGGCGCCGTCGCGGTCATCGTCGCCGACAACGTCGACGAGCCCGAGATGACCGGAACCCTCGGGGAGTCCACCACGATCACCGTTCCCGTCGTCTCGGTGAGCAAAGCCGACGGCGCCGCGCTGCGCGCGCACCCGGGCCAGGTCACCGTCAAGGTCGACGCCCGGGTGGACACCCTCAAGGTGCGCAATGTCATCGCGCAGACGTCCACCGGGTCCACCACCGACGTGGTGATGGCCGGCGCGCACCTGGACTCGGTGCCCGAGGGACCCGGCATCAACGACAACGGCTCCGGGGTGGCCGCGGTGCTGGAGACCGCGCTGCAACTCGGGCCCGCGCCGCAGGTCACCAACGCCGTGCGGTTCGCATTCTGGGGCGCCGAGGAGGTCGGCCTGGTCGGCAGCCAGCGTTACGTCCAGAGCCTCGACGAGAACCAACTGCGCGATATCGCGCTGTACCTGAACTTCGACATGCTGGCCTCACCCAACCCGGGCTACTTCACCTACGACGGCGACCAGTCCACCGCGGTGGCCCGCGGTGGGGCGGTGCCGCGGGTACCCGAGGGCTCAGCCGGCATCGAGCGGCTGCTGGTGGGTTACCTCGACGGCGCTGGAAAGCGCGCCGAGGACACCTCCTTCGACGGCCGCTCCGACTACGACGGCTTCACCCTCGCCGGCATCCCGGCCGGTGGCCTGTTCGCCGGCGCCGAGGAGAAGATGACGGCCGAACAAGCCAAGGCGTGGGGTGGACAGGCCGACCAGCCGTTCGACCCGAACTACCATCAGAAGACCGACACCCTGGAGCACATCGACCGCACCGCGCTGGGCATCCAGGGCCCGGGGGTGGGCTTCGCCATCGGCCGCTACGCGCAGTCCCTCGGCGGACGCGACGGCGTCCCGGTGCGCGACGACCGCACCCGCCACGTGGTGCAACCCGGCTGA
- a CDS encoding alpha/beta fold hydrolase, protein MEQYRNGELVFDVIDRGPADGPVVILLHGFPQTNASWAPVMDRLVAAGYRCVAPNLRGYSPGARPKGRRHYRASLLAGDVVALIDALGVDTVHLVGHDWGALVAWAVGAEAPQRLASLTAVSVPHPAAFLSAVLTSRQALASTYMGVFQLPVLPERYLLGKNRDGAPLAAALVSAGQSRAAAERDAASMTEPGRLTAALNYYRALPLTDPRAARSPITAPTLYIWSEDDVALKEKGARLCGRYVDGPYRYERMPGSHWLPDECPDTIADLLIDWFGSHPVSR, encoded by the coding sequence GTGGAGCAGTACCGCAACGGCGAATTGGTCTTCGACGTCATCGACCGCGGCCCGGCCGACGGGCCGGTGGTGATCCTTCTGCACGGCTTCCCGCAGACCAACGCGTCCTGGGCGCCGGTGATGGACCGGCTGGTCGCCGCCGGATACCGGTGCGTGGCACCGAATCTGCGCGGCTACTCCCCGGGCGCACGGCCCAAGGGCCGCCGCCACTACCGGGCCTCGCTGCTGGCCGGCGACGTGGTCGCGCTCATCGACGCCCTCGGTGTGGACACCGTGCACCTGGTCGGCCACGACTGGGGCGCATTGGTCGCCTGGGCGGTCGGCGCCGAAGCACCGCAGCGGCTGGCCAGCCTGACGGCCGTCTCGGTGCCGCACCCGGCGGCCTTCCTGTCGGCGGTGCTGACCAGCCGCCAGGCCCTGGCCTCGACCTACATGGGGGTGTTCCAGCTACCGGTGTTGCCCGAGCGCTACCTGCTCGGCAAGAACCGGGACGGGGCGCCGCTGGCCGCTGCCCTGGTGTCCGCCGGCCAGAGCCGCGCCGCCGCGGAACGCGACGCGGCCTCGATGACCGAACCCGGTCGGTTGACGGCCGCGCTGAACTACTACCGGGCGCTTCCGCTGACCGACCCGCGGGCGGCCCGCAGCCCGATCACCGCGCCGACCCTCTACATCTGGAGCGAGGACGACGTGGCGCTGAAGGAGAAAGGCGCCCGGCTCTGCGGCCGCTACGTCGACGGGCCGTACCGCTACGAGCGGATGCCCGGCTCCCACTGGCTTCCCGACGAATGCCCGGACACCATCGCCGATCTGCTGATCGACTGGTTCGGGTCGCATCCCGTGTCGCGTTGA